The nucleotide window GCCTTCAAGTTTCAAGTTTCAAGTTTTAAGTTTTAAGTTTTCAATGAGTAAAGCAATTTGTTCGGTCAAATAATTATTGCGAGACCCATCGTTTTTCATCCTTGTTCCTTGTTCCTTCCAAAAAAAGCGGGCCGGAACTCTCGTCCCGACCCACTGCAACCACACGCACGATAGCGTTTAGCCGCCGGCGCGCTTCTTGAGTTCCTTGTCGATCCACAAGAGGGACGACATGCGATTCTCGACGGCGGCGATGCGCGCGAGGATCTCCGCGGCGACTTCTTCCTCTTCCTGCTGCTCCGTGATGAACCAGTGCAGGAAGACTTGCGTGCGGTAGTCGTTCTCTTTCAGCGCCAACGCGTAGAGTTCATGGATGTTCCTGGTGATGTGCTGCTCGTGGGCCAGCACTTTCTTGAACAGCTCCTCGGGAGAGCCGAACTCGGCGGGCGGCTGCTGAATCGCTTCGAGCGTGACCTTGGCGCCATTTGAAATGAGGTGCTCGTAGAACTTCATCGCATGACCGCGCTCTTCGTCTGACTGCACTCGCATCCAGTGCGCGAAGCCCTTCAGATTCAGGTTTTCGACGTGAGCAGCCATCGAGAGATAGAGATA belongs to candidate division KSB1 bacterium and includes:
- a CDS encoding ferritin, which produces MLTPAMAGKLNHQLQEEYYSSYLYLSMAAHVENLNLKGFAHWMRVQSDEERGHAMKFYEHLISNGAKVTLEAIQQPPAEFGSPEELFKKVLAHEQHITRNIHELYALALKENDYRTQVFLHWFITEQQEEEEVAAEILARIAAVENRMSSLLWIDKELKKRAGG